The Nicotiana tomentosiformis chromosome 2, ASM39032v3, whole genome shotgun sequence genome includes the window TAGTTTTATATACGATATTATTGGAGTTTTGAAATTCTAAGCTTTTATTTACTATTTTCGCATGttgtttaggcttacctagtctagagactaggtgccgtcacaataTCCTATGGAggagaaattggggtcgtgacaagttggtttgTACggaggtgttatgagtcacaagcaggtttagtagagtctcgcggatcagtacggagacatctatacttatcttcgggaggctatagaactgttaggaagagcttcacttctttgattgcttatcgtgcaaaattgttgactttggaattctaaacttctgtctttctattctctcacagatggtgaggacacgcacagtcggatcagatgaccagacacccgcgccccctgctagagccgcgagaggccagggtCGGGGTAGAGGTCAAGGACGTCCATgtagtgcagccagagcacctgcacgagctgctacagaggagccaccagtaattccagttggagggcaggcaccaaCACTCCAGGACACTCTCCCCCAGTTTCTGCGCATGTTCGGCGCTTTAGCTTaggcagggttgatcccacttgctcctcccacatctcaggccaggggaggagcacagactcccgccgcccgtaccccagagaagcgggtccaggttgactaggtcccagaggtcataccagtgcagTCGGTCGCCCcaattcagcccgaggttagggcagcagtttctaagggggagcagctcaggctcgagaggtacaagaagtaccaccctacTACTTTCAGCAGCTTGGCTTTAaaggatgcctagggttttcttgaggagtgacaccgtatcctctgtactatgggtattgtggagtttAGTGGAGTTGcgttcactacgttccagcttaagggagcggcttatcagtggtgtcgagcatatgagttgggtagtccggctgaggcagcttcactcacttggattcATTTCTcaaatatgttcttgagggagtttgttccccagagtctcagagatgcatggcgcacagagtttgaacagtTGCGCCAGGGATCTATGACCGTGTTGGAGTATGCggtccggttcagtgatttgtctaggtatgcaccagccttggttgctgcTATTAGAGAGCGAGTCTGTCAATTTATCGAGAGGCTCAACCTCGgtattagatttagcatggcccaagagttggagatggacatcgtatACTGGCAGGTAGTGGGTATCGCTAGGAGATTGAAGGGTATAtggactcgggagagagaggagatgGAGGCCTTGAGATTCTAGCATATATAGTGGTACCCGTGCCCCAGTTGCATCTCGTCAtagtaggggctatgtgagtcgccctgtccattcagcacttccaacCTCCAGCGGTATTTCGCCTACTCCTAGGCCtcaggctccctattatgcaccaccattgtctagtgcacctcctgcacaggGTGCTTTCaatggtcagtccagccgatcaggcccgagctagCCACAGTAGCCATGTCCTCTGAGAGCTTATtttggtgacactcgtcatatggtgaggaattgccccagacttaggaggagTGCACCTCCAACGACTACTCAGGCTCCGCGTGTTCCATAGGGTCCTCGGGTTTCTTAGTCCATGGTCGTctcaccagttgccactccacctgcatagctaactagaggtggaggtcgagcaggtagaggtcgccctaaagggggaggccaggccagatattatgctcttcctgctaggacggaggcagttgcatctgacttaatcatcacaagtattattacggtctgtcatagagatgcaacAGTCTTATTTTATCTAGGCTcaacttattcctatgtgtcgtcttattttgctccatatttggctgtatcccgtgattctttgagttctcctgtctatgtgtccacacctgtgggagattttattattgttgaccgtgtgtatcggtcatgttgctcagtatggtagattttgaaattattttgggcaCTGagtggttgtctccctatcatgctattctcgattgtcatgccaagaccatgacgctggctatgccaggcttaccatggatagagtggagaggtactttagattatgttcctggcagggttatctcatttctaaaggctgagcgtatggttgagaaggggtgtaatcCTTATCTAGCTTTCGTGAGGGATGTcaatattgatactcctaccgtggagtcagttccggtagtaagagattttccagatgtattttcgGTAGATCTTCTAGGCATGTCGCCCGACAGGGATGccgattttggcattgatttgttatcggcactcagctcatttctattccaccttatcgtatggtcccaacagagttgaaagagttaaaggaacagttgcaagagttacttaataagggcttcattcggcccagtgtgtcgccttgaggTGCTctagtcttatttgtaaagaaaaggGATGGTtatatgcgtatgtgtattgattatcatcagttgaacaaggttacagtgaagaataggtatacattgccacatattgatgacctatttgatcagctacagggtgccaaagtgttctctGAGATTGACTTGCGCTCAGGCtttcattagttgaagattcaggagccagatatcctgaagattgccttcaggactagatatggtcattacgagttccttgtgatgtattttgggctaaccaacgccaaaagaacattcatgcacttgatgaacagtgtatttcagccctatcttgactcattcatcattatgtttattgatgacattctggtgtacacCCGGagccgagaggatcatgagcatcaattgaggaccgtgcttcaaaccttgagagaaaagaagttatatgcaaaaatttcaaagtgtgaattctggcttgattcggtggcatgtttgggtcatgtagtgtcgagtaaggggatcaaggtagattcaaagaagattgaagcagtgtagagttggcccagaccgtcttcagctatggagattcggagttttcttggtttggcacggtattatcgtcgatttatAGAGGGATTCACGTCCATTGCGGTACTTATGACCAgactgacctagaagggtgctccgttcaggtagacAAAGGAGTGTGAGGAGTTTTTTCAatagctcaagacagctttgatcacagccccaatgttggtgttgccttcaagttcggggtcttatactgtgtgtTGTGATGTGttacgtattggtctcggtgcggtgttgatgcaggatggtagggtgattgcgtacgcgtctagacagctgaaggtgcatgagaagaactatcttgtccacgacctcgagttagcatctattattcatgccttgaagatatggcgacactatttgtacggtgtcccttgtgaggtctatatcaaccaccagagtctacagcatctattcaaacaaaaggaacttaacttgcggtagcggaggtggttagggttgcttaaggattataatATAAGCATTTTATATCATCGCGGGagggccaatgtagtggccggtgCCTTGAGTCGCGaggcggagagtttggacagcttcgcatatctaccggtagcagagaggccattagccttggatgttcaggccttggccaaccagtttgttaggttggatgtttctgagccgagccgagttttggcttgtgtggtttctcgatcttctctttatgatcgtattagagagcgtcagtatgacgacccccatcttATTGTCCTCAAGGATACGGTTCAGCATGATGATGCCAAggtggtcactattggggatgacggtgtattaaggatgcagggcaggctatgtgtgcccaatgtagatggcttgcgtgagttgattctccagaaggctcacagttcacggtactccattcatccgggtgccaccaagatgtatcaggacttgagatagcactatttgtggaggcgaatgaagaaggacatagtgaaatatgtagcccggtgcctaaactgtcagcaagtgaagtatgagcatcagcggcctggtgaattgcttcagaggttagagatcctagagtggaaatgggagcgaattactatagattttgttgttgggctcccacgaactcagaaaaagtttgatgcagtttgggtgattgtggataggttgaccaagtgagcttatttcattccagtggttaCTATTTATTCTTCAAAGAAggtggctcaggtttatattcgcgagatcgtcaagcttcatggcgcgccggtatccatcatctctgatcgggatacacagtttacatcgcagttctggagggccgtacagcaggagttaggtactcgggttgagttgagcacagcatttcaccctcgagcagacggacagtccgagcgcactatccatatattggaggatatgttttgtgcgtgtgtgatggagtttgggggttcttgggatcagttcttgccgcttgcggagtttgcctacaataacaattatcatgagagcattcatatggccccgtatgaggctttgtatggtaggcggtgccagtcTACAGTGGAATGGTttaagccgggtgaggctaggctattgggtacagacttggtttaggatgctttggaaatgGTTAAactgattcaggatcgactttgtatAGCCCAATCCATACAGAAGAGCTATGTAGATCGaaaggttcgcgacgttgcattcatggttggggagcgggtcttgctccgagtttcaaccatgaagggtgttatgaggttcgggaagaagggcaagctgagccctaggtatatcggagcttttgagattcttgagaggattggggaggtggcctacagacttgcactaccacctagtctagctgcagttcatccaatGTTCTATAtttctatgctctgaaagtatcacggcgatctgtctcatgtgttagattttagctcagtccagttggacaaggatttgtcttatgttgaggagccggtggccattttggataggaaggttcgaaagtttatgtcaaagaatattgcttcagtgaaggttccgtagaggggtcagccagtcgaggaggtgacttgggagaccgagcatgatatgcgtagccattatcctcatcgttttaccacttcaggtatgtctctatactcattcgaggatgaatgtttattttaagagggggaggatgtaatgactctgccagtcgttttgagtgtattagcctcgatccccaatttattgcctcctctatgttatattgtagtTCATGACTCaccggggtgtttggttttggtttcgggagagtttcagagtgatatgggacacatagtccctaagttaaaagtttaagttataggggttgaccgtagtttgacttgtgtgaagatgactccgaaatgaagttttgatggttccaatagctctatagGGGTGATTTTGGTcgtaggagcatgtccggatgttgatttggaggtccgtaggtcgtttcggcattCTTTGGCGAAAAGTTGGAAATTGGAGGAATTTGGGataatttgaccgggagttgactttattgatatcgaggtcggatcccgattccaaaaatttgaataggttcgtaatgtcgtttatgacttgtgtgcaaaatttagtaTCAATCAGAGTTATTTTGATATGAATCGGCGTGGGTTTCGGAATTCGAAAGTTCATAGGCATGAATTTGGGTTGTGATTCATTGAATTCATGATGTTTGATGtggtttttggcctcgagtaggtatgTTAcgtgttttgaaacttgttggtatattcagacaggTCTCGGGGGCCCTGGGTGTAATCGGATGGAaatcggatcatttttggacttagtgaTTTGCTGAAGTgttgggctggttctggtgtcttcgcacctgcggggggATTGGTCACAGGTgtgggctcgcaaatgcgagccaatGGTCGCAGAAGAGGATTTTGTTTAGCCGAGAtgggatcgcagatgcgatcaCTTGGTCGTAGAAGTGGACTCGCGGATGCAGAGGCTTCCTTCGCAGAAGCAGAACTTGGGGAAACAACCTAAGgcttgaccgcagatgcggtcgttTCTTCGCAAAAGCGGGCTCGCTGATGCGAGCTCttattcgcagaagcggaacccttgGACTTAAGCTTGGACCGCAcatgcgatggtttttccgcaggtgcggcatcgcagatgcgacaaagGGGCCCGCAGATATGATTTAACTTGGCAGAAAAGGGGATATTCGAGGGTTTTGCTTCCTTTTTCATTTGGGAATTTTGGGAGCTCGGCTTGATGTGACATTTCGACGGTTGTTGAAAGGAATTAttggggtaaggattcttgactcatttttgattaattctCATGAATCTACTGTTAATTACATCttctaattagtgttttggagtttgaaatttgggaaagattttgcccaatttggttttctcaaatccaaatgggtattgaacaaaacggttgaataaaagctcaagtcgagtTTTACTATCTTTatgtttaaccctttaattgggcttatcaatctttgattgacccaatttcttgttagccatgttttcctagactaagtgtCTCTTtgtcaagtagagactaagtcaaataggcatgaactaatgtttgcaaccattaattcttcaaataaaagtaagaacaaggctaaataataaacacccaaccataaataaaaaataaatcaaacacccattaaatttacacactagggttgggtcacaaccctagtaaaaatctagctactcatgcttaaactagaagaaataggagaagaaatgataattaaacccatattgctaattaaattgataatctttaggttcaaaaagctcaaaatagctaaaactactaaaaagagtaaaaaaaaaaCGTCTACtatagcagctgatgtcaaacgttgacctaaaaatgtgaaactcttatatttatacagggctgaaattttcagacaaaaatgccctttcggaggttctgcggccatacaattccatgtgtgatccgcacttttcttcagctcgATAGGATTGGaaatttgcggccgcataattctgatctgcggcCGAACTGCTCTCTttatgcggtccacacaattgTAAGTGCGGCCAcaccttgctcttctgcggtccgcacaattataaGTGCGACCGCGTAGCTCTTCTTATGCGGTTGCACAATAATTGTGTGATCCGCACTTTTGTTGGACTTGAGATGCAAGTTCTCTGAATTTTTGCTCTAAcctagcttctgcggccgcactttgcaCATTTCTCTGATGGCAATTTCTTCACAACCTGCAGCCCGCACTTCTAAGCTTTTGTGCCTATTTTTGTCCTTgcgttcagattactccttcttgagttggatttcatcttgggagctcatcttccaatattcctgcaattaagcacatttcatcagttttcgagaACACAATTAAGCGcctttggactaaaacgaaagctaaagggcgctaataagtagtcaaaatccccatttATCAGCCAGCAGAGCttgaacctttaccacgtattgttgcatgcgctcctctttggtctcgaagatcccgtagaccttatttaccaccagttgtgagtcacatttgatttcgatgacctcGGAGTCAATTCACCGGGCTAactcgagtcctgcaatcaaagcttcatactctgcttcattgttagttaaatggaCCATCCTGATGGCTTGCCtcagggtttcccccgaaggcttCATTAAGAGTATACTAAGTCTGGGCctttttacgttggaagctccatccgtaaataaggtccaaacccctgatgtcgattccgacaTCATCATTGCTTCCTTGGTAGCCTGAGGCAATAATCCCGAACTGAAAtaggccacgaagtcagccaagacttgtgacttaatcgcagtcctcGACTTGTATTCTATGTAgaactcactcatttcgacgacccatttggccaatctacccgagagcttgggtttatggaggatgttccaCAAAGGGAAAGTAGACACCACGgttatcgggtggcattggaaatagggcCTCAGTTTTCGAtgggcgactacgagagctaaggctagtttttccaaatgtgggtaacgAGTTTCTATtctcgttaaaattttactaacataataaatgggagattgcgtaccttcgtcttcTCGAACTAAAatcgcacttaccgcaacttctaaaATCACGAGGTAAACCAGCAACGTTtccccttcttttggttttgaaagcaatggagggcttcacaagtacttctttaaatccctcaaagcctgctggcattctggggtccattcaaaattatttttcttcttgagCAGTGTGAAGAAACGATGACACTTTTCAGAAGATCGGGAAATGAATCTACTCAAAGCTGCCAGTCTCCTTGtaagcctttggacttctttcaTGCTTGTCAATTGGTccgggatatcctctatggcctttatcttatcggggtttactttgatccccctttgtgataccagaaatTCAAAAACCTTACCTGAGCTGACCCTGAACGCGCATTTCTCGGGATTAAGCTTCGTACTATGCTTTCTTAGGATGTCGAAAGTCTCTTGcagatgtttaagatgatcacctgcatttgaagacttaacgagcatatcatctatataaacttccatagtttttcctatttgatttttaaacatcttgttcactagccgttgataagtggcttcgGCGTTTTTTAACCCGAATGACATCATATTGTAACAATATAtaccgaaatttgttataaacgaagTTTTCTCCTGATCTTTCGaattcatcttaatttggttgtacccggaataagcatcgaggaaactcattaactcgtgcccggtcatggcatcaatcatttgatcgatgtttggcagtgggaacatGTCTTTCGGGCActccttattaagatctttataatctacgcatatgcgaaacttatttttatttttaggaactactactacattagctagccagtctggatatcttacctcttgGATTGAACCGATATTAAGTAAGGGGGTTACCTCTACATTAGCTagccaagcttaacttgtgtacgaCTACCTccatcgggatacctgtcatgtcctcatgcgaccatgcaaaacaatcggcgttagatttaaggaatttaatgaagTCGGACCTGAGTTCCGGGTGCAGTCCTGTACCCAGGTGGAATTTCCTTTTTAAGAATTCCACGAAAAATgccacttgctccagctcttccgcTGTGGACTTCATAGCATCGATCTCTTCTGGAACTttgaaatatctcggcacctgattaCCTTCGCCTGCTAACTTCATCTAGTTCAGGAGTAGGTGTCGGgccctgtaattgctatgccacgtgttcctttcctttgctactggagaccgaaattgcattcatcttcCTTGTCGCCGGTTGGTCACCCCTTATCTGCTTAATTCCCTAGGgtgttggaaacttcagcaattgatggTATGTTGATGGTACAGCTTTCATCTTgtgcaaccatggccttcccagaatgatatTGTATCCCATATTACCATCTACCACTTCGtaaagagttgttttcattactcctttagCGTTTATGAGTAATAAAATTTCTCCCCGAGTTGTCACACTTGCAAAGTTGAATCCGGCGAGGAGCTTTGTGGCCgaaataatgcttccggtgagtttagcttgctccaacactctccattgtatgatattagctgaactccctggatccactagagcacgtttaatcttaaaatctagcacatttaaagaaattaccagtgcgttgTTGTGTGATAGTAGCAATTTGTCTGCGTCCTCCTCTGTAAAAGTGATTGGAGCCTTTTTCTATgcgttattgatactttcgtcttcttTGTTGCTGAAAAGGTGAtcccgttaatctcgttccctccgaagatcatgttgattgtttGACGCGGAGAATCTTCTCCTTCTTTCAAGGGTTCCGCGTTGTCTCGATTACGCCCATAGTTGTTCTTAGCTAGGTAACTCAAGAATTctttgaggtgaccattctttagtaacgttgccacttcttcccggagaTGTCGATAGTCCCCTGTTCGGTGGCCATTCGTaccgtggtattcacaccataaattaaGATCCCTCTGGTTAGAATCAGATCTCATCGGTCTCGGGAACTgcgcttctttgatgtttctcatggcAAATACTAATTCTACTATACtaacattaaagttgtattctaaTAATTTGGGGTAATAAGGATCCCGTGACCCTGTCACTTCTTTATCTTGCAGTGATCGATTATTCTGATCGCGATCAGTCCTCCTGTCGATCGCGAACCTATCCGCTGTCCGAAAACC containing:
- the LOC138905836 gene encoding uncharacterized protein; protein product: MGIVEFSGVAFTTFQLKGAAYQWCRAYELGSPAEAASLTWIHFSNMFLREFVPQSLRDAWRTEFEQLRQGSMTVLEYAVRFSDLSRYAPALVAAIRERVCQFIERLNLGIRFSMAQELEMDIVYWQVVGIARRLKGIWTREREEMEALRF